The proteins below come from a single Candidatus Caldatribacterium sp. genomic window:
- the nikR gene encoding nickel-responsive transcriptional regulator NikR: MELVRFGVSMEAELLEEFDKALKREGFVNRSEALRHLVRRFVSERQWENAEGEVFGAVTIVYDHTVRNCAKLLLELEHAFRDSIASTTHVHCDEETCLEVILVRGDAASLASFVQKLKSLRGIKSCQVTCVSPHG; the protein is encoded by the coding sequence ATGGAGCTTGTGCGATTTGGGGTTTCCATGGAGGCCGAGCTTCTTGAGGAATTCGACAAAGCCTTAAAGCGGGAGGGCTTCGTGAACCGTTCTGAAGCCCTCCGGCACCTCGTGCGCCGTTTTGTGAGCGAAAGGCAGTGGGAGAACGCCGAGGGCGAAGTCTTCGGGGCAGTAACCATCGTCTACGACCACACCGTCCGGAACTGCGCGAAACTCCTTTTAGAGCTCGAGCACGCCTTTCGGGACTCCATCGCCTCCACAACACATGTCCACTGTGATGAGGAGACCTGCCTTGAGGTTATCCTCGTGCGGGGGGATGCGGCATCCCTTGCTTCCTTTGTGCAGAAGCTCAAAAGCCTCCGGGGCATCAAGAGCTGTCAAGTCACCTGCGTGAGTCCCCATGGATGA
- a CDS encoding ECF transporter S component: METRDLTRASVLLAIGIVVPSLFHVLGIPGQVFLPMHIPALLGGFLLESKASFLLGFVLPPLNFLVTGMPPFPNFLVMMVELGMYGLASSLFFRRLRWGVVPSLVGAMLLGRGVSILGSWVLFSVLGRKFGILPLLQSLFVVSLPGIGIQLVLVPLLVTFILRWGRNVEGSSRLL; this comes from the coding sequence ATGGAGACCCGCGATCTCACCAGGGCTTCGGTTCTTTTGGCGATTGGCATCGTCGTTCCCTCCCTCTTCCACGTCCTGGGGATTCCCGGGCAGGTCTTCCTCCCCATGCACATTCCGGCCCTCCTTGGGGGGTTCCTCCTTGAAAGTAAAGCGAGCTTTCTCCTTGGCTTTGTCCTTCCGCCCCTGAATTTTCTTGTAACCGGCATGCCCCCTTTCCCGAACTTCCTCGTCATGATGGTTGAGCTTGGGATGTATGGCCTTGCAAGCTCCCTCTTTTTCCGGCGCCTTCGGTGGGGTGTTGTTCCCTCCCTGGTGGGGGCGATGCTTTTGGGAAGAGGGGTTTCCATCCTTGGCAGCTGGGTTCTCTTTTCGGTTCTCGGGAGGAAATTCGGGATTTTGCCTCTTCTACAGAGTCTCTTTGTCGTCTCCCTCCCGGGAATAGGTATCCAGCTTGTCCTTGTCCCCCTTCTTGTCACCTTTATCCTGAGGTGGGGAAGAAATGTCGAAGGATCTTCGCGCCTTCTTTAA